Proteins from one Gammaproteobacteria bacterium genomic window:
- a CDS encoding HPr kinase/phosphorylase — translation MDAEVPIEPASGRRADPELRSLVETLPDTHWLCDPNPAQAVSTLGYFHPSLSRGLAIVGDAASAWWQRSDPATRTRCFGTLAKAGLHSLLLTPGAVIDTADSALRHFSLASTPLPAHQAVARLRQALEALRAPRVTVHGVLLNVFGLGVLLTGESGIGKSELALELLSRGHRLVADDAVELRRLPGPVLEGRSPSLLNGMLEVRGLGILDARSMYGTVAIRDTVGIDLALHLKRASTTDPEAYLQRLQGQRGSRAWLDIDIPQITMPVTIGHNLATLVEAACRDFWLRLYGQRADLEFAERQQAAINRPRTQ, via the coding sequence ATGGACGCCGAAGTACCGATCGAACCGGCCTCAGGGCGTCGCGCCGATCCCGAGCTGCGCAGTCTTGTTGAGACTCTGCCGGATACACATTGGCTTTGCGACCCGAATCCGGCACAAGCAGTCTCCACCCTCGGCTATTTCCATCCGAGTCTGTCGCGCGGACTGGCGATTGTCGGAGACGCCGCCTCAGCGTGGTGGCAGCGCAGCGATCCCGCCACCCGCACGCGCTGCTTCGGCACGCTGGCGAAGGCGGGCTTGCACAGCCTGCTGCTGACGCCGGGCGCCGTCATCGACACCGCCGATTCCGCGCTCCGGCATTTCAGCCTGGCTTCAACCCCGCTGCCTGCGCATCAGGCCGTAGCACGCTTGCGTCAAGCGCTTGAAGCGTTGCGCGCGCCGCGGGTAACCGTCCACGGCGTGCTCTTGAATGTGTTTGGCCTGGGCGTGCTGTTGACCGGCGAGTCCGGAATCGGCAAGAGCGAACTGGCGCTGGAATTGCTGTCGCGCGGGCACCGCCTGGTCGCCGACGACGCCGTGGAACTGCGGCGCCTGCCAGGTCCAGTGCTCGAAGGCCGCAGCCCGAGCCTGCTCAACGGCATGCTGGAGGTTCGTGGTCTGGGCATACTGGACGCGCGATCGATGTACGGAACGGTGGCCATACGCGACACTGTCGGAATCGATCTGGCGCTGCATCTGAAGCGCGCCTCGACCACCGACCCGGAAGCCTATCTGCAGCGCCTTCAAGGCCAGCGCGGAAGCCGGGCCTGGCTCGACATCGACATTCCCCAGATCACGATGCCGGTCACCATCGGGCATAATCTGGCGACACTGGTGGAAGCCGCCTGTCGCGATTTCTGGCTGCGGCTGTACGGCCAGCGCGCCGACCTCGAATTCGCCGAACGGCAACAGGCCGCCATCAACCGCCCCCGGACGCAATAG
- a CDS encoding GNAT family N-acetyltransferase, producing the protein MLRAEMLIPAPRPPSTAAPGLAFERVIAPTPAFARYLYTAVGGDWHWHDRLSWTHARWQRWLDREQVSIWLAWQGGAPSGYIELEQQSQGAVEIVYFGLLPQAIGTGLGAWLLYTGSARAWALPGTRRVWVHTCSLDHPRALDNYRRRGFEVFRTEQAERVLPPISGPWPGAYRQDGDR; encoded by the coding sequence ATGCTGCGGGCCGAGATGCTGATCCCGGCGCCGCGCCCACCGTCGACTGCAGCACCGGGCCTGGCATTCGAACGCGTCATCGCACCGACACCGGCGTTTGCCCGCTATCTGTATACCGCCGTGGGCGGTGATTGGCACTGGCATGACCGGCTGTCGTGGACGCATGCGCGCTGGCAGCGATGGCTGGATCGCGAGCAGGTTTCGATCTGGCTGGCCTGGCAAGGCGGCGCACCCAGCGGCTACATCGAGCTGGAGCAACAATCGCAAGGCGCTGTCGAAATCGTCTATTTCGGCCTGCTGCCGCAGGCCATCGGCACGGGTCTTGGCGCCTGGCTGCTCTATACCGGCTCCGCGCGGGCCTGGGCGCTGCCCGGCACACGTCGCGTTTGGGTCCATACCTGCTCGCTGGACCATCCGCGCGCACTCGACAACTATCGCCGCCGCGGCTTCGAGGTGTTTCGCACCGAGCAGGCCGAACGTGTGCTGCCGCCGATAAGCGGGCCCTGGCCGGGTGCATACCGACAGGACGGCGACCGCTGA
- the ptsP gene encoding phosphoenolpyruvate--protein phosphotransferase, protein MSLWYSGLGVSRGIAIGRVQKLSGGDLDIPEYSLAANEIEHEITRFYGAQRRAAEQLREVRAQIPANTPQDIAAFIDTHLLMIDDRSITESTVTHIRNGGVNAEAALRRTGDALAAVFEQMDDPYLRTRRDDVEHVVARIMRVLLKNDRQVSAHADRDGVPAVIVADDITPADIILLAQQSTAAFVTEYGGPLSHTAILARSLGIPAVVGVNNARRWLREGEHIIVDGQAGHLVAAPDERALTFYRRRQERDERYRRMLIRHKDDPAISRDGVKVRLLANIELSEDSKEAKRVGAEGVGLYRTEFLFMNRKTLPDEDEQFEAYSSVVSAVNGPITIRTLDLGADKQVDSANRPGPMPSNPALGLRAIRLCLKDLDLFRTQIRALLRASALGQVQIMLPMISSTAEFRQARRLIEDERVQLHREGVAMGAQVPVGAMIEVPAAALAAPMLARHAQFFSIGTNDLIQYTLAIDRGDDEVNYLYDPLHPAVLRLIRMTIEAGDQAGIPVAMCGEMAGDPQYARLLLGLGLTEFSMHPSSVLEVKRIILDADIAALRQAVDHALNTTDIHELQDRLHQIGIG, encoded by the coding sequence ATGAGCCTTTGGTACTCCGGTCTCGGCGTTTCCCGCGGCATCGCCATCGGCCGCGTGCAGAAGCTGTCCGGCGGCGATCTGGATATTCCGGAATATTCACTGGCCGCCAACGAGATCGAACACGAGATCACGCGCTTCTACGGCGCGCAGCGCCGCGCGGCCGAACAGCTGCGCGAGGTCCGCGCGCAAATTCCGGCGAACACGCCACAGGACATCGCGGCGTTCATCGATACCCATCTGCTGATGATCGATGACCGCTCCATCACCGAGTCCACCGTCACCCATATTCGCAATGGCGGCGTCAACGCCGAGGCCGCGCTGCGCCGCACCGGCGACGCGCTGGCAGCGGTGTTCGAGCAGATGGACGATCCCTATCTGCGCACGCGGCGGGACGATGTCGAGCATGTCGTCGCGCGAATCATGCGTGTACTGCTGAAGAACGACCGCCAGGTTTCCGCACACGCCGACCGCGACGGCGTACCGGCGGTCATCGTCGCCGACGACATCACCCCCGCCGACATCATCCTGCTCGCACAGCAATCCACTGCTGCGTTCGTGACCGAATACGGTGGCCCGTTATCGCACACGGCGATTCTGGCACGCAGCCTGGGCATTCCCGCGGTGGTGGGCGTCAACAACGCACGACGCTGGCTGCGGGAAGGCGAGCACATCATCGTCGACGGCCAGGCCGGACATCTGGTGGCCGCGCCGGACGAACGCGCGCTGACGTTCTATCGCCGCCGTCAGGAGCGCGACGAGCGCTATCGGCGCATGCTGATCCGGCACAAGGACGATCCCGCGATCTCACGCGACGGCGTCAAAGTGCGGCTGTTGGCGAATATCGAGCTGAGCGAGGACAGTAAGGAAGCCAAGCGTGTCGGCGCCGAAGGCGTTGGTCTGTACCGCACCGAATTTCTGTTCATGAATCGCAAGACGCTGCCCGACGAGGACGAGCAGTTCGAGGCGTACTCCAGCGTCGTTTCCGCGGTGAACGGTCCGATCACGATCCGGACACTCGACCTCGGCGCCGACAAACAGGTCGATTCCGCAAACCGTCCCGGTCCGATGCCCAGCAATCCCGCCCTGGGTTTGCGTGCGATCCGCCTGTGCCTGAAGGATCTGGATCTGTTTCGCACCCAGATTCGCGCCCTGCTGCGCGCCTCCGCGCTCGGCCAGGTCCAGATCATGCTTCCGATGATCTCCAGCACTGCGGAGTTCAGGCAGGCGCGGCGCCTGATCGAGGATGAACGGGTTCAGCTGCACCGTGAAGGCGTGGCAATGGGCGCCCAGGTGCCGGTCGGTGCGATGATCGAGGTGCCGGCCGCAGCCCTCGCCGCTCCGATGCTGGCGCGACACGCGCAGTTCTTCTCAATCGGCACCAACGACCTGATCCAGTACACACTGGCGATCGATCGCGGTGACGACGAGGTCAACTACCTGTACGACCCCTTGCATCCCGCCGTGCTGCGATTGATCCGGATGACGATCGAAGCCGGTGACCAGGCCGGTATTCCCGTTGCGATGTGTGGCGAAATGGCTGGCGACCCGCAGTATGCGCGGCTGCTACTGGGGCTCGGTCTGACCGAATTCTCGATGCATCCCTCCAGCGTGCTGGAGGTCAAGCGCATCATTCTGGACGCCGACATCGCGGCACTGCGTCAAGCCGTGGATCACGCGCTGAACACCACGGATATTCATGAGCTGCAGGATCGGCTGCACCAGATCGGAATCGGCTGA
- a CDS encoding HPr family phosphocarrier protein codes for MKTVERTVEIVNRLGLHARAAAKLVTTAAGFEADVRVRKDGREVSGKSIMGVMMLAAARGSRITLVADGEDAGAAIEALVTLVADRFGEEA; via the coding sequence ATGAAAACCGTCGAGCGCACCGTCGAAATCGTCAACCGCCTGGGTCTGCATGCGCGTGCCGCCGCGAAGCTGGTGACCACCGCCGCCGGCTTCGAAGCCGACGTTCGCGTGCGCAAGGACGGCCGCGAAGTCAGTGGCAAGAGCATCATGGGCGTGATGATGCTGGCCGCCGCACGTGGCAGCCGGATCACCTTGGTCGCGGACGGCGAAGACGCCGGCGCCGCCATCGAGGCACTCGTGACATTGGTGGCGGACCGGTTTGGAGAAGAGGCGTGA
- the raiA gene encoding ribosome-associated translation inhibitor RaiA produces MNLNISGHHLDLTAPLRDYVQLKMQRVERHFDKMLDAHVVLTVEKQRHKAEATVHACGGNLHAEAVEGDMYAAIDQLIDRLDRQTRKFKEQSRDHHAKEAQKHVFEQ; encoded by the coding sequence ATGAACTTGAACATCTCCGGACATCACCTTGACCTGACCGCCCCGTTGCGCGACTACGTCCAGCTGAAAATGCAGCGCGTCGAACGACATTTCGACAAGATGCTCGACGCCCATGTCGTGCTGACGGTCGAAAAGCAGCGACACAAGGCCGAAGCGACGGTGCACGCATGCGGCGGCAATCTGCACGCCGAAGCGGTGGAAGGCGACATGTACGCGGCGATCGATCAATTGATCGACCGTCTCGACCGTCAGACCCGCAAGTTCAAGGAGCAGTCCCGGGATCATCACGCCAAGGAAGCGCAGAAGCACGTTTTCGAGCAGTAA
- the lptB gene encoding LPS export ABC transporter ATP-binding protein codes for MQAEPSPADAAARSGSLLEAHHLLKRFKKRTVVRDVSMSVRAGEIVGLLGPNGAGKTTSFYMMVGLIAADGGRIELDGEDITHLPMHTRARRGLGYLPQEASVFRKLSTADNIRAVLEVRKDLDAAGRKDELERLLQEFRIEHIRDGLGQSLSGGERRRVEIARALAANPRFILLDEPFAGVDPIAVKDIHSIITQLQGRGIGVLVTDHNVREMLGICSRAYILAEGEVIAEGDPATIERDERVRRVYLGEDFRL; via the coding sequence ATGCAAGCCGAGCCCTCACCTGCCGACGCCGCTGCCCGGAGCGGCTCCTTGCTCGAAGCTCATCACCTGCTCAAGCGCTTCAAGAAGCGCACGGTGGTTCGCGATGTATCAATGAGTGTGCGCGCCGGTGAAATCGTCGGCCTGCTCGGCCCCAACGGCGCCGGCAAGACGACCTCGTTCTACATGATGGTGGGCCTGATCGCGGCCGACGGCGGGCGCATCGAGCTCGACGGCGAAGACATCACCCATCTGCCGATGCACACCCGCGCGCGCCGCGGCCTGGGCTATCTGCCGCAGGAAGCCAGCGTGTTCCGCAAGCTGAGTACCGCTGACAACATTCGTGCCGTGCTAGAGGTCCGCAAGGATCTCGACGCGGCGGGACGCAAGGACGAGCTCGAACGCCTGCTGCAGGAATTTCGCATCGAACATATCCGCGACGGATTGGGTCAGTCGCTGTCGGGCGGTGAGCGCCGCCGGGTCGAGATCGCCAGGGCACTGGCGGCGAATCCCCGCTTCATCCTGCTCGACGAACCGTTCGCGGGCGTGGACCCGATCGCGGTCAAGGACATCCACTCGATCATCACGCAGCTGCAGGGCCGCGGTATCGGCGTGCTGGTAACCGATCACAATGTGCGTGAAATGCTGGGCATCTGCTCGCGCGCGTACATATTGGCTGAAGGCGAAGTCATCGCCGAAGGCGATCCCGCCACGATCGAGCGTGATGAGCGGGTGCGACGCGTCTATCTGGGAGAAGACTTCAGGCTCTGA
- a CDS encoding RNA polymerase sigma factor gives MTSSPARDEPAQTDELAAREARLVARARSGEVQAFETLYRLHLRPLYGLCWRLCDGDARRADQATQDSFIKAWEKLPGFRADSKFGTWLHRIAVNQVLGEYRLLRRWTSFEDAPPEPAPRVGDAERSDLRCDLEAALARLPKGARAVLILHDVEGYKHEEIAELTGIAVGTSKAQLHRARKLMKEQLQ, from the coding sequence ATGACCTCCAGCCCAGCGCGCGATGAACCCGCGCAGACCGACGAGCTTGCCGCGCGTGAGGCGAGGCTGGTGGCGCGCGCCCGGTCGGGCGAGGTCCAGGCTTTCGAGACCCTGTACCGCCTGCACCTGCGGCCGCTCTATGGACTGTGTTGGCGTCTGTGTGACGGTGACGCACGGCGCGCGGACCAGGCCACGCAGGACAGTTTCATCAAGGCCTGGGAGAAGCTGCCGGGGTTCCGAGCTGACTCGAAGTTCGGGACCTGGTTGCATCGGATCGCGGTCAATCAGGTACTCGGTGAGTACCGCCTGTTGCGACGCTGGACGAGCTTTGAAGACGCGCCGCCTGAGCCGGCGCCGCGCGTCGGCGACGCCGAACGCAGTGACCTGCGGTGCGATCTCGAGGCGGCGCTGGCGCGCCTGCCCAAGGGCGCCCGCGCGGTGTTGATCCTGCACGACGTCGAAGGCTACAAGCATGAAGAGATCGCGGAACTGACGGGGATCGCGGTGGGCACCTCGAAGGCGCAACTGCACCGCGCCCGAAAACTGATGAAGGAGCAACTGCAATGA
- a CDS encoding RNA polymerase factor sigma-54 has protein sequence MRQNLSLRMGQTLAMTPALQQAIRLLQLSTLDLQTEIQQALDSNLMLERIEEEGAAPIDEVALRDENAAEKPASEETPVSGELDLEIWSDSYDGAPHRDAEAEAELYEYRQASLHANGTLRDHLLWQAGLCSFNERDAEIAAHLVDAVNEDGYLDDWEGVSARLLEMPGIDADDIDRVLALVQDFDPPGVAARDLSECLRLQLQQHDCDDVICSAALRIVDKHMAELARQDENLLCRVTGLDRERLQQAVAVIQSLQPHPGRPYAGTEPEYIVPDVFVVKKSGRWQVSLNPEIAPRVRINRHYMGLIRRADNSSDQQTLKQHLQEARYFLNSLKSRNETLLRVATRIIEEQRAFLDYGDEAMRPLVLRDVAENLGIHESTVSRATANKYMLTPRGLYELKYFFSSHVRTTQGGTCSATAIQAMIKRLVGQETPDKPLSDATLSTLLLKDGIQVARRTVAKYREALGIPAAHERRRMA, from the coding sequence GTGAGACAGAACCTTTCGCTCCGAATGGGTCAGACCCTGGCGATGACGCCTGCACTGCAGCAGGCCATTCGCCTGTTGCAGCTGTCGACGCTCGACCTGCAGACCGAAATCCAGCAGGCGCTGGACTCCAACCTGATGCTTGAACGCATCGAGGAAGAAGGCGCCGCACCGATCGACGAGGTCGCGCTGCGCGACGAGAACGCGGCCGAAAAGCCGGCCAGTGAGGAAACACCGGTCAGCGGCGAGCTGGACCTGGAGATCTGGTCGGACAGCTACGACGGCGCGCCGCACCGTGATGCCGAGGCCGAAGCCGAACTCTACGAGTACCGCCAGGCCAGCCTGCACGCCAACGGCACCCTGCGTGACCATCTGCTGTGGCAGGCCGGGCTGTGTTCGTTCAATGAACGGGACGCCGAGATCGCCGCCCATCTCGTCGACGCGGTCAACGAAGATGGCTATCTCGATGATTGGGAAGGCGTGTCCGCCCGTCTGCTGGAAATGCCCGGCATCGACGCGGACGACATCGACCGGGTGCTGGCACTGGTGCAGGACTTCGATCCGCCCGGCGTCGCCGCGCGCGATCTCTCCGAATGCCTGCGCTTGCAACTGCAGCAGCACGATTGCGACGACGTGATCTGCAGCGCCGCGCTCCGGATCGTCGACAAGCACATGGCCGAACTGGCCCGGCAGGACGAAAATCTGCTGTGCCGCGTTACCGGGCTGGATCGGGAACGCCTGCAACAGGCCGTCGCCGTGATCCAGTCACTGCAACCGCATCCCGGCCGCCCCTACGCCGGCACCGAGCCCGAATACATCGTTCCGGACGTCTTTGTGGTCAAGAAGTCCGGTCGCTGGCAGGTGTCGCTGAATCCGGAAATCGCGCCACGCGTGCGCATCAATCGCCACTACATGGGGCTGATCCGCCGCGCCGACAATTCCAGCGACCAGCAAACGCTCAAGCAGCACCTGCAGGAAGCCCGTTACTTCCTGAATTCATTGAAAAGTCGCAATGAAACGCTGTTGCGCGTCGCAACCCGGATCATCGAGGAACAGCGGGCCTTTCTGGACTATGGCGACGAAGCGATGCGGCCGCTGGTGCTGCGCGACGTGGCCGAGAATCTGGGCATCCACGAGTCCACGGTTTCGCGCGCGACCGCAAACAAATATATGCTGACCCCGAGAGGTTTGTACGAACTCAAGTACTTCTTCTCAAGCCACGTTCGAACCACACAAGGAGGCACCTGCTCTGCGACCGCGATCCAGGCCATGATCAAGCGCCTGGTCGGCCAGGAAACTCCTGACAAACCGCTCTCCGATGCGACACTGTCGACCCTGCTGCTGAAGGATGGCATCCAGGTCGCCCGACGGACGGTCGCGAAGTATCGGGAAGCACTCGGGATTCCGGCCGCCCACGAGCGCCGCCGCATGGCCTAA
- the rapZ gene encoding RNase adapter RapZ: protein MELVIVSGLSGAGKSVALRQYEDMGHFCIDNLPLALVAHLSQHTAVTLRDRYERLAIGIDARESPEEIAQFPVYLDQLRGIDIEAQVIFLTASDESLRRRYNETRRRHPLSGADTPLNEAIRLERRLLSPIANLAHLTLDTTDMNVHQLREMIQLRSPGVPGRMVLTFESFGFKNGVPDGLDFVFDVRCLPNPHWEPGLRALSGRDQPVADYLAAQGEVQRMLGDIQGFLESWLPSFDAQDRSYLTVGIGCTGGQHRSVFIVERLAQLMRDRFDPIIVRHREIHQ, encoded by the coding sequence ATGGAACTGGTCATCGTCAGCGGACTGTCCGGCGCCGGCAAGAGCGTCGCGCTGCGCCAGTACGAGGATATGGGGCACTTCTGCATCGACAATCTGCCCCTGGCGCTGGTGGCGCACCTTTCGCAGCACACCGCGGTAACGCTGCGCGACCGTTACGAGCGCCTGGCGATCGGCATTGACGCACGTGAGAGTCCCGAGGAAATCGCACAGTTCCCGGTCTATCTGGACCAGCTGCGCGGCATCGACATCGAAGCCCAGGTGATCTTTCTGACAGCGTCGGACGAAAGTCTGAGACGACGCTACAACGAAACCCGGCGGCGGCATCCGCTGTCTGGCGCCGATACACCGCTCAACGAAGCGATCCGACTGGAACGCCGCCTGCTCAGCCCGATCGCCAACCTCGCCCATCTCACGCTCGACACCACGGACATGAACGTGCACCAGCTGCGCGAAATGATCCAGTTGCGCAGCCCCGGCGTACCGGGCCGGATGGTCTTGACCTTCGAATCCTTCGGCTTCAAGAACGGCGTGCCCGACGGCCTCGATTTCGTGTTCGATGTGCGCTGCCTGCCGAATCCGCACTGGGAGCCTGGCCTGCGCGCACTGAGCGGCCGTGACCAACCGGTGGCTGACTATCTGGCGGCGCAGGGCGAAGTCCAGCGCATGCTCGGCGACATTCAGGGCTTTCTCGAATCCTGGCTGCCCTCATTCGACGCGCAGGACCGCTCCTACCTCACCGTGGGCATTGGCTGCACCGGGGGGCAGCATCGCTCCGTATTCATTGTGGAGCGCCTCGCGCAGCTCATGCGCGACCGCTTCGATCCGATCATCGTGCGCCATCGCGAGATACACCAATGA
- the ptsN gene encoding PTS IIA-like nitrogen regulatory protein PtsN — protein sequence MKLKEVLAADRIASGVTVTSKKRALEELSKLLSQGTPALGESDILSALSGREKLGSTGLGHGVAIPHGRMAGIEQAVGAFVRLKHPVDYDAHDGQAVDLMFGLLVPQAATEQHLKILAAIAESFSDEAFCASLRETGDAGALLELFGQ from the coding sequence ATGAAACTCAAAGAAGTACTGGCTGCGGACCGGATCGCCAGCGGCGTCACGGTGACCAGCAAGAAGCGCGCGCTGGAGGAACTGTCCAAGCTGTTGTCGCAGGGAACCCCCGCGCTGGGTGAAAGCGATATTCTCTCCGCGCTGAGCGGACGCGAGAAGCTGGGCAGCACCGGCCTCGGCCACGGCGTGGCGATTCCGCATGGGCGCATGGCCGGCATCGAGCAGGCGGTCGGCGCCTTCGTCCGGCTCAAACACCCGGTGGACTACGACGCGCACGACGGGCAGGCGGTCGACCTGATGTTCGGCCTGCTGGTGCCGCAGGCCGCCACCGAGCAGCATCTCAAGATACTGGCGGCAATCGCCGAATCCTTCTCCGACGAGGCGTTCTGCGCCAGCCTGCGCGAAACCGGCGACGCAGGCGCCCTGCTCGAACTGTTCGGGCAATAG
- a CDS encoding UDP-2,3-diacylglucosamine diphosphatase — protein sequence MTTATDTAPRYRTIWISDVHLGTPGCQAEYLVDFLKHNHCDTLYLVGDIIDGWKLSGGWYWPQEHTNVVRKVLTKAKRDTKVYYVTGNHDEFLRRFVGFGLAMGNIQVVNEHVHITADGRRLLVTHGDAFDVITRYHKWLALVGDAAYNGMMKANHYFNRARRRLNMPYWSLSAYAKQKVKNAVNIISEFEEAVARECRRRGLDGVVCGHIHHAEIRDINGVTYLNCGDWVESCTALAEDRNGSIEILRWIDIARLDQRDNVTALSARTGS from the coding sequence ATGACCACTGCGACCGACACTGCACCACGCTATCGAACGATCTGGATCTCGGACGTGCATCTCGGCACGCCGGGTTGCCAGGCCGAGTATCTGGTCGATTTCCTCAAGCACAATCATTGCGACACGCTCTATCTGGTCGGCGACATCATCGACGGCTGGAAGCTCAGCGGTGGTTGGTACTGGCCGCAGGAGCACACCAATGTCGTGCGCAAGGTACTGACCAAGGCCAAGCGCGACACCAAGGTGTACTACGTCACCGGCAATCATGACGAGTTCCTGCGCCGCTTTGTCGGTTTCGGTCTGGCGATGGGCAATATCCAGGTCGTCAACGAGCACGTGCACATCACCGCCGACGGGCGTCGGTTGCTGGTGACGCATGGTGATGCCTTCGACGTGATCACGCGATATCACAAGTGGCTGGCGCTGGTGGGTGATGCCGCCTACAACGGCATGATGAAGGCCAATCATTATTTCAACCGTGCGCGGCGACGGCTCAACATGCCGTACTGGTCGCTGTCTGCGTATGCCAAGCAGAAGGTGAAAAACGCCGTCAACATCATTTCGGAATTCGAGGAGGCGGTGGCGCGGGAGTGTCGGCGCCGTGGTCTCGATGGGGTGGTCTGCGGCCACATCCATCATGCCGAAATCCGCGACATCAATGGCGTGACCTACCTCAATTGTGGTGATTGGGTCGAATCCTGTACCGCGCTCGCGGAGGATCGCAACGGCAGTATCGAGATTCTGCGCTGGATCGATATCGCTCGCCTCGATCAGCGCGACAACGTGACCGCATTGAGCGCACGCACCGGAAGCTGA
- a CDS encoding DUF4097 domain-containing protein encodes MYKYYRSAVLMLAMVASASAFAAPRPIDETRPLDADGRVSVSNVAGFIHVEAWDREEVRLTGRLGDNVEALEIEGRASQLSIEVRYPRSLRNADETELELKVPRGAALELEAVSADIEVRGISGRLQAQSVSGEVSAQVDSEEVELSSVSGDVSLRGPARRSKLESVSGDVTVTGASDDFHAETVSGDIELVGGPFREVDAQSVSGDVDLDIELSPGAEVDVETLSGEVRLSLPSGTDASVAMHSFSGSLVSELGTVLDDDAKDVRFNLGKGGGGIDLESFSGDIELRARQ; translated from the coding sequence ATGTACAAATACTATCGATCCGCTGTGCTGATGCTCGCGATGGTCGCGAGCGCAAGCGCGTTCGCCGCCCCGCGTCCGATCGACGAAACACGCCCGCTGGATGCCGACGGTCGCGTCTCGGTCAGCAATGTGGCGGGTTTCATCCATGTGGAGGCCTGGGATCGCGAGGAGGTTCGGCTGACCGGGCGGCTCGGCGATAACGTCGAGGCGCTCGAGATCGAAGGCCGTGCATCGCAGCTGAGCATCGAAGTGCGCTATCCACGCAGCCTGCGCAATGCCGACGAAACCGAACTGGAACTCAAGGTGCCGCGCGGCGCGGCTCTGGAACTGGAGGCGGTCAGCGCGGATATCGAGGTACGTGGCATCTCGGGTCGCCTGCAGGCGCAAAGCGTCAGCGGTGAGGTCTCGGCGCAAGTCGACAGTGAGGAGGTCGAGCTGAGTTCGGTCAGCGGCGATGTGAGCCTGCGTGGCCCGGCCCGCCGCAGCAAGCTGGAGTCGGTCAGTGGCGATGTCACGGTCACGGGCGCCTCGGACGACTTTCATGCCGAAACGGTGTCCGGGGACATCGAACTGGTGGGCGGCCCGTTCCGGGAGGTCGATGCGCAGTCGGTCTCGGGCGATGTCGATCTGGATATCGAGCTGAGCCCGGGTGCGGAAGTCGACGTGGAAACGCTGTCCGGCGAGGTTCGTCTGAGTCTTCCGTCCGGGACCGATGCATCGGTGGCGATGCACAGCTTTTCGGGTTCCCTGGTTTCCGAACTCGGCACGGTGCTCGATGACGATGCCAAGGATGTTCGCTTCAACCTGGGCAAGGGCGGCGGCGGCATCGATCTGGAGAGCTTCAGCGGCGATATCGAGCTGCGCGCCAGGCAGTAG
- a CDS encoding PTS fructose transporter subunit IIA, with protein sequence MQAAAPVGLLLVTHGKLGHFLLETLADMLGPLPLPCDVLEVRRIQDPNMLQRQGRRMIDRLDRGSGVLLLTDAYGSTPSNIANQLNTDERTTVVAGVNLPMMVRIFNYPQLELAEMARNAVEGGQRGIVICSRPST encoded by the coding sequence ATGCAGGCGGCCGCACCGGTCGGCCTGCTGCTGGTCACGCATGGCAAGCTCGGTCACTTCCTGTTGGAAACCCTGGCGGACATGCTCGGCCCACTGCCCTTGCCCTGTGATGTACTCGAAGTACGGCGCATCCAGGATCCGAACATGCTGCAGCGTCAGGGCCGGCGCATGATCGACCGGCTCGATCGCGGCAGCGGGGTTCTGTTACTGACCGATGCCTACGGATCCACCCCCAGCAACATCGCCAACCAGCTCAACACCGACGAGCGCACCACCGTCGTCGCGGGCGTCAACCTGCCGATGATGGTGCGCATCTTCAACTATCCGCAGTTGGAACTCGCCGAGATGGCCCGAAATGCCGTCGAAGGCGGACAACGCGGCATCGTGATCTGCTCCCGCCCCTCCACCTGA